Proteins from one Bacteroidota bacterium genomic window:
- a CDS encoding T9SS type A sorting domain-containing protein, whose protein sequence is MSTNAQSLKLRNLATGQIITDTVIIQSTDNGGWVGAESLDLAIIVENVGLGLIEVGARKIEYEQLQSNVQHTICFAGQCYDVSTFESTFHAAIAKGSNDSSFLAHYLFDNKVHVRGINHIAYVFYDVNNPNDSSVVQVIYNTVVVLGVTQEIAKYSIVAYPNPAKDILYLSGMQIGKESIIMFDILGNKVYQTNTDETAMSVPLSALAKGVYILSVGGQVSRVVVE, encoded by the coding sequence ATGAGCACGAATGCACAAAGTTTAAAACTAAGGAACCTTGCAACAGGTCAAATTATTACCGATACTGTTATTATACAATCAACAGATAATGGCGGTTGGGTGGGTGCTGAATCTTTAGACCTTGCTATAATAGTTGAGAATGTAGGATTGGGCCTCATTGAAGTGGGAGCCCGCAAAATTGAATATGAACAATTGCAAAGTAATGTACAGCATACTATATGTTTTGCAGGTCAATGTTATGATGTTTCTACTTTTGAATCCACTTTTCATGCTGCAATAGCAAAAGGCTCGAACGACAGTAGTTTTTTAGCCCATTATTTGTTCGATAATAAAGTACATGTTCGAGGAATTAATCATATCGCTTATGTGTTTTATGATGTAAATAATCCCAATGATTCTTCTGTTGTGCAAGTTATTTATAATACTGTAGTAGTATTGGGTGTCACTCAAGAAATTGCAAAATATTCTATTGTAGCTTATCCCAATCCTGCAAAAGATATATTATATTTATCAGGTATGCAAATAGGCAAAGAAAGTATTATAATGTTTGATATCCTAGGTAACAAAGTGTATCAAACTAATACAGATGAAACGGCGATGAGTGTGCCTCTATCAGCCCTTGCAAAGGGTGTTTATATATTGAGTGTTGGCGGGCAAGTGAGTAGGGTAGTGGTGGAGTAA
- a CDS encoding T9SS type A sorting domain-containing protein produces the protein MKYIYSSLACLLCLVSLSSLQAQVSHTPQNKNFLIEKGTGQVCGSCPGIAKKCDTVIESHPGRGMLIEYHFGPDATPQAGQLAQDFRTWYGDTIYEPTKLHWPFYLNMMVNRLDRGVPYGSTFIFGPNNNQVQPEADKLVDEVSPVNLYMLPTYDPTTRELTVKTEVYYTADANTDTNYLQIAITEDSIISMQYDPEFYKLYNGFNAKFNHTNVFRDNINGFEGDIILNTKQGITVSRTYKYTMPTKYRNIGCNPTHCKLTMYISDQKKFSGKQSLFGNVSTAIRSDFYGKSFNTGVAEIDNKTQINVFPNPSKGIIYINSMDAENYTVEVMDMQGRTIYNSNKIFSQQNSIDLSGNSKGIYFVKVKSEMGVSTHKVVLAD, from the coding sequence ATGAAATATATTTACAGTTCCTTAGCTTGCTTGCTTTGCCTTGTTTCTTTAAGCAGTTTGCAAGCACAAGTTTCCCATACTCCTCAAAATAAAAATTTCTTGATAGAAAAAGGAACGGGACAAGTTTGCGGCAGTTGTCCCGGCATTGCCAAAAAGTGTGATACTGTTATTGAATCACACCCAGGTAGAGGCATGCTTATCGAATATCATTTTGGCCCCGATGCTACGCCACAGGCGGGTCAATTGGCTCAAGATTTTCGCACTTGGTATGGCGATACTATATATGAACCAACCAAATTGCATTGGCCTTTCTATTTGAATATGATGGTGAACCGTCTCGATCGTGGTGTTCCTTATGGTTCTACATTTATCTTTGGCCCTAATAATAATCAAGTGCAACCCGAAGCTGATAAATTGGTGGATGAAGTTTCGCCTGTTAATTTATATATGTTGCCTACTTACGATCCAACTACCCGTGAGCTTACCGTAAAAACAGAAGTGTATTATACTGCCGATGCGAATACAGATACCAATTATTTGCAAATAGCCATCACAGAAGATTCAATTATTTCTATGCAGTATGATCCTGAGTTTTATAAACTATATAATGGTTTTAATGCCAAGTTCAACCATACCAATGTATTTAGGGACAATATAAATGGTTTTGAAGGCGATATAATATTGAATACCAAACAAGGAATAACAGTAAGTCGTACTTATAAATATACAATGCCTACAAAGTATAGAAATATTGGATGCAATCCCACCCATTGCAAACTTACGATGTATATTTCCGATCAAAAGAAATTTTCGGGTAAGCAGTCATTGTTTGGTAATGTGAGCACCGCTATTCGAAGCGATTTCTATGGAAAATCATTTAACACTGGAGTAGCCGAAATAGATAATAAGACGCAAATCAATGTATTTCCAAATCCAAGTAAAGGTATTATATATATTAACAGTATGGATGCAGAAAATTATACTGTTGAAGTAATGGATATGCAAGGCAGAACTATATATAATAGCAATAAAATATTTTCTCAACAAAATTCAATAGATTTGTCGGGTAATTCTAAGGGCATATATTTTGTTAAAGTGAAGTCAGAAATGGGTGTTTCAACCCATAAAGTTGTTCTAGCCGACTAA